In one window of Gemmatimonadales bacterium DNA:
- a CDS encoding L,D-transpeptidase family protein, whose product TSDTMPAAIAALAPRHPLYLRLRSDLARYRALEASGGWEPIPAGPNLEEGQSDSRIPALRRRLALTGDLDPLTASDTGAVATPELTAALAHFQARNGLYADGVLGPRTRDQLNVPVAARIQTLRVSLERGRWVLRDLGRTYVAVNIAGFESYFVRNDTLAWQAPSIVGQPFRQTPEFRATMTYLVVNPTWTVPELLLDEDVFPAVRRDSTYLATHAMQVFDRQDEVVDPSTIDWNWYRGRTFPYRVVQAPGGGNPLGRIKFMFPNPYAVYLHDTPARELFRKPQRTFSSGCIRIEHPMALAALLLDGSPWTAEALDSVVAAGSEQTIPLPRAVPVVVLYWTAWSARDGTVNFRPDVYHRDAAVLRALDAPFHFRSP is encoded by the coding sequence CCACGTCGGACACGATGCCGGCAGCCATCGCCGCGCTCGCACCCCGTCACCCGCTCTACCTCCGCCTGCGGAGCGACCTCGCCCGGTATCGGGCGCTGGAAGCCAGCGGTGGATGGGAGCCGATCCCGGCCGGCCCGAACCTGGAGGAAGGGCAAAGTGATTCGCGGATTCCGGCGCTGCGGCGACGGCTGGCCCTGACAGGCGACCTTGACCCGCTCACCGCATCCGATACCGGCGCCGTGGCAACACCGGAGCTCACCGCGGCGTTGGCGCATTTCCAGGCGCGCAACGGCCTCTATGCCGATGGTGTCCTGGGTCCGCGCACCCGCGATCAGCTGAACGTGCCGGTGGCGGCGCGCATTCAGACGCTGCGCGTGAGCCTGGAACGGGGCCGGTGGGTCCTGCGCGATCTCGGCCGCACCTACGTCGCGGTCAACATCGCCGGCTTCGAATCGTACTTCGTGCGGAACGACACCCTCGCGTGGCAGGCCCCGTCCATTGTCGGACAGCCGTTCCGGCAGACGCCGGAGTTCCGCGCGACGATGACCTATCTCGTCGTCAACCCGACGTGGACGGTGCCCGAGTTGCTCCTTGACGAGGATGTGTTTCCGGCGGTGCGGCGGGACTCGACCTACCTCGCGACGCACGCCATGCAGGTGTTCGACCGGCAGGACGAGGTCGTCGATCCCAGCACGATCGACTGGAACTGGTATCGGGGGCGGACCTTTCCCTACCGTGTCGTGCAGGCGCCGGGTGGCGGAAACCCCCTCGGCCGGATCAAGTTCATGTTCCCGAACCCCTACGCCGTGTATCTCCATGACACGCCGGCACGGGAGCTCTTCCGGAAGCCGCAGCGGACCTTCAGTTCGGGGTGCATCCGCATCGAGCACCCGATGGCGCTGGCGGCGCTGCTCCTCGACGGCTCACCGTGGACCGCGGAGGCACTGGACAGCGTGGTGGCGGCGGGGAGCGAGCAGACCATCCCCCTGCCCCGTGCTGTGCCCGTGGTTGTGCTGTACTGGACGGCGTGGTCGGCACGGGACGGCACGGTGAATTTTCGGCCCGATGTCTATCACCGTGACGCGGCGGTCCTCCGCGCACTCGACGCACCATTCCACTTCAGGAGTCCCTGA
- a CDS encoding serine hydrolase, whose product MHRPARPASILWLVAVLTGCATAPASLTAPPATPKPDATLQSQLETAVQGFHGDVGVYVRNLRTGQTAAIRANELFPTASMIKVPILLATFQAMEDGNLSFLQKLTYTDSLAYSEEDDLLALVQDSSTIELAKVAMLMLTMSDNTASLWLQSLAGTGVQINQWLTQHGMDSTRMNSRTPGRQDNWKQYGWGQTTPREMAELLVMIREQRAVSPAADQQMYRMLTRTYWNGEAVSQIPPWVQAASKQGAVDRSRSEVVLVNAPAGDYVFCVITKNQVDESWDSSNEGYVLLRKVSALLWAYFEPDTPWTPAAGAARFTP is encoded by the coding sequence ATGCACCGCCCTGCTCGCCCGGCGTCGATCCTCTGGCTGGTGGCCGTGCTGACCGGCTGCGCCACCGCGCCCGCGTCCCTGACCGCTCCACCCGCCACACCCAAACCCGACGCCACGCTGCAATCGCAATTGGAAACGGCGGTGCAAGGATTCCATGGTGATGTGGGCGTCTACGTCCGGAACCTCCGCACCGGTCAGACCGCCGCCATCCGGGCGAACGAGCTCTTCCCGACGGCCAGCATGATCAAGGTGCCGATCCTCCTGGCGACGTTCCAGGCGATGGAAGACGGCAACCTGTCGTTCTTGCAGAAGCTCACCTACACCGACTCGCTCGCCTATTCCGAGGAGGACGACCTCCTCGCGCTGGTCCAGGACAGCAGCACCATTGAGCTGGCCAAGGTAGCCATGCTGATGCTCACCATGAGCGACAACACGGCATCGCTCTGGCTGCAGTCGCTCGCCGGCACCGGTGTGCAAATCAACCAGTGGTTGACGCAGCACGGCATGGACTCGACCCGCATGAATTCGCGGACCCCGGGGCGGCAGGACAATTGGAAGCAGTATGGATGGGGACAGACGACGCCGCGCGAGATGGCGGAGCTGCTCGTGATGATCCGGGAGCAGCGGGCGGTGAGCCCCGCCGCCGACCAGCAGATGTACCGGATGCTGACGCGGACCTACTGGAACGGCGAGGCGGTGAGCCAGATCCCGCCCTGGGTGCAGGCCGCCTCCAAGCAGGGCGCGGTCGACCGTTCACGCTCCGAGGTGGTGCTGGTGAACGCGCCGGCGGGGGACTACGTCTTCTGCGTGATTACGAAGAACCAGGTCGACGAGAGCTGGGATTCGTCAAACGAGGGCTACGTGCTGCTGCGGAAGGTGTCGGCGCTGTTGTGGGCGTACTTTGAGCCGGACACTCCGTGGACACCGGCAGCGGGTGCCGCGCGCTTCACTCCCTGA